The following are from one region of the Aquirufa lenticrescens genome:
- a CDS encoding alpha/beta hydrolase → MKTIAKILGGFVGLIVILLLIICERDRPVEELIPLYANKDSKFMPIMGMKVHYRDEGVATDTLPLILLHGMSSSLNTWDSVVIDLKQHRRVISLDLPGFGLTGPSPEMAYNFPYYAKFIDSFTTRLKIKRFILAGNSMGGAISWNYALHNPSRLAKMILIDAAGYPKKGESGSLGFKLASTPVINNLLLYATPKALVRKSLETVYYDPARVTDEQVERFHDVAIREGNRGAALLIFKGSFQGDSKRFLNSNVSRIKEIKTPTLILWGDKDNLIGVNNVDNFLKDIKGSKAEVYNNVGHVPMEEVPGKVAASILAFVQ, encoded by the coding sequence ATGAAAACAATCGCTAAGATTTTAGGGGGCTTTGTAGGCCTAATCGTTATTTTACTGTTGATTATCTGTGAGCGAGACAGACCCGTAGAAGAGTTGATTCCTTTGTACGCGAACAAGGATTCTAAATTCATGCCTATTATGGGGATGAAAGTGCATTACCGGGACGAGGGTGTCGCTACCGATACCTTGCCACTGATTTTATTGCACGGGATGTCTTCGTCTTTGAATACTTGGGATAGTGTGGTGATTGATTTGAAGCAGCATAGGCGGGTGATTAGCCTTGACTTACCGGGATTTGGACTTACGGGACCATCCCCTGAAATGGCCTATAATTTCCCTTACTATGCTAAGTTCATTGATTCTTTTACGACTAGATTGAAAATTAAACGATTCATCTTAGCGGGGAATTCGATGGGTGGAGCGATATCTTGGAATTATGCGCTTCATAATCCATCGCGCTTAGCTAAGATGATCTTAATCGATGCAGCTGGGTACCCTAAGAAAGGGGAGAGTGGTTCCTTAGGATTTAAGCTGGCATCCACTCCAGTAATTAATAATTTATTGTTGTATGCCACTCCCAAAGCCCTAGTGCGTAAGAGTTTAGAAACGGTCTATTATGATCCAGCTCGTGTGACAGATGAGCAAGTAGAGCGTTTCCACGATGTAGCGATTAGAGAAGGAAACCGGGGAGCGGCCTTATTGATTTTTAAAGGTTCTTTCCAAGGGGATTCAAAACGCTTTTTGAATTCAAATGTGAGTAGAATTAAAGAAATCAAGACGCCTACCTTGATTTTGTGGGGTGATAAGGACAACCTAATTGGGGTGAATAACGTCGATAACTTCTTGAAAGATATCAAAGGAAGTAAAGCGGAGGTCTATAATAACGTAGGACATGTGCCTATGGAAGAGGTGCCTGGAAAGGTGGCGGCTTCGATATTAGCTTTTGTGCAGTAA
- a CDS encoding cellulase family glycosylhydrolase, whose amino-acid sequence MKKIVWLLLWCYSLSAQDLGKGINLGNMFEAPSENAWGNPFKEEYIAKIAEQGFNHIRVPIRWDVAERTQLTAPYTVNPAFLARIKSVVDLAIAKNLYVIINMHHHEEIFTNPAGVKPRFISQWTQIANYFKGYDQHLLFEVLNEPHDALTPDLWNVYFAEALAEIRKTNPTRKVLLGTALYGGLEGVKNLNPPSDPNLILSIHYYNPFNFTHQGADWAGNKDKYLGTKWEDLQMERDQVVADFSYAIQWARSKNIPLHVGEFGAYEKADMASRARWTTFLARWFESQGLSWAYWEFSAGFGIYDPVSGTYKTELVNALLKNPLPAAKVLPTKQLFDLNGTAGWNLNLNSGASATMNAEGLGLKVAISSVTGTGWHVQLARSGFPLSYKRRYLVKFKAKADKAISFTGYMGRASNPYNAYSNYNSFTVGTSESEYTFLFTMNDPFDANARISFDLGNSTGVLQITALRVEEIVDEIPLEARFEQNVPLVYPNPFDQYVRVSGVGPQEVRFVDLTGRIHQSSMMETGGILETKGLMPGPYILQVITGKSNEFQTVSVYKQ is encoded by the coding sequence ATGAAGAAAATTGTCTGGCTATTACTTTGGTGTTATTCCTTATCTGCCCAAGACTTAGGCAAAGGGATAAACCTAGGTAATATGTTTGAGGCTCCCTCAGAAAATGCCTGGGGTAATCCATTCAAAGAAGAGTACATTGCGAAGATTGCCGAACAAGGTTTCAATCATATTCGAGTGCCTATTCGCTGGGATGTGGCTGAAAGGACGCAGCTTACTGCACCCTATACAGTCAACCCTGCTTTTCTAGCTAGGATTAAATCGGTTGTGGATCTGGCAATTGCTAAGAACCTCTACGTGATCATCAATATGCATCACCATGAGGAGATTTTTACTAATCCAGCTGGGGTAAAGCCGAGGTTCATTAGCCAGTGGACTCAGATAGCGAATTATTTCAAAGGCTATGATCAACACCTGCTTTTTGAAGTACTAAATGAACCGCATGATGCCCTGACGCCTGATTTGTGGAATGTGTATTTTGCGGAGGCTTTGGCAGAAATCAGGAAAACAAATCCTACCAGAAAAGTACTGTTGGGAACGGCTTTGTACGGAGGTTTAGAGGGGGTGAAAAATCTAAATCCGCCATCAGATCCGAACTTAATTCTGAGCATACATTATTATAATCCATTTAATTTTACGCATCAGGGAGCTGATTGGGCAGGAAATAAGGATAAATACCTAGGCACGAAATGGGAAGATTTGCAAATGGAGCGGGATCAAGTGGTGGCTGATTTTAGCTATGCCATTCAATGGGCTCGTTCGAAGAATATTCCACTCCATGTGGGCGAATTTGGGGCCTATGAAAAAGCCGATATGGCATCTCGTGCCAGGTGGACTACTTTTTTAGCTAGGTGGTTTGAGTCGCAGGGCTTGAGTTGGGCGTATTGGGAGTTCTCTGCTGGTTTTGGCATATATGATCCTGTCTCTGGCACATACAAAACAGAATTAGTCAATGCCTTATTGAAAAATCCATTGCCTGCTGCTAAAGTGCTCCCCACTAAACAATTGTTTGATTTAAATGGTACTGCAGGTTGGAATTTGAATCTGAATTCAGGCGCATCAGCTACGATGAATGCGGAGGGATTAGGGCTTAAAGTGGCAATTTCATCGGTGACGGGTACGGGTTGGCATGTTCAACTGGCTAGATCTGGATTCCCTCTTTCGTATAAAAGAAGGTATTTAGTGAAGTTTAAGGCCAAAGCAGACAAAGCCATTTCCTTTACCGGCTATATGGGTCGAGCTTCAAATCCCTATAATGCCTACAGCAATTACAACTCATTTACCGTAGGTACGTCAGAATCTGAATACACGTTTTTGTTCACGATGAATGACCCTTTTGACGCTAATGCGCGCATATCATTTGATCTTGGGAATTCTACAGGAGTTTTGCAAATAACCGCTTTGCGTGTGGAGGAAATAGTGGACGAAATCCCATTAGAGGCACGTTTTGAGCAGAATGTTCCACTAGTCTACCCTAATCCGTTTGATCAATATGTGCGGGTTAGTGGAGTGGGGCCTCAGGAAGTTCGATTTGTGGATTTGACAGGACGAATTCATCAAAGTTCAATGATGGAAACTGGAGGAATTCTTGAAACTAAAGGGTTGATGCCTGGACCTTATATTTTGCAAGTTATTACCGGTAAATCAAATGAATTTCAAACAGTGAGCGTATACAAGCAATAG
- a CDS encoding carboxylesterase/lipase family protein, with translation MKRIWQLTCLLGLFASSVFAQTDFKMPVQAKIESGIIEGDYNTQTGIQTYFGVPFAKPPVGDLRWKAPVPAEPWSGVKKTKAFGPRPIQAIVFGDMGSRSAGLSEDCLYLNVWSPAKRNTKNLPVLVYFYGGGLFAGDASEPRYDGEAMSKQGIVVVTVNYRLGLFGFFSHPELSAEASYKASGNYGYLDQNLALQWVKRNIAAFGGDASKVTIAGESAGSASVSVQMASPLSKGLIAGAIGESGAGINPTMSPVPLAQAEKAGVAFAEKAGAKSLKDLRAMSTRELFEIAQETRSVSFSTVLDGYFLPKSLPEIFNARQQSMVPLLLGWNSAEIPGGAFMQGKPYTHDNYVAKVKEAYPADHETVLKLYPSGSEDVIERSATALAADRFISYSTWKWFDLHRKNSTQPVYRYLYSRHRAPLVDKSVASGLAGGTVKADPNAPKPRPAVGAPHACEIEYCMGNLHLIKDYAFTADDYTVSKTMFGFFANFIKTGNPNGGTLANWPAAAPQDKEPGVMVIDVESKAIKATDDARYEFLDKFYKN, from the coding sequence ATGAAAAGAATCTGGCAATTAACCTGCCTGCTAGGCCTATTTGCGTCTAGCGTGTTCGCACAGACTGATTTTAAGATGCCTGTTCAGGCGAAAATCGAATCAGGAATCATCGAAGGAGATTACAATACCCAAACGGGAATTCAGACGTATTTCGGCGTGCCTTTTGCTAAACCTCCGGTAGGGGATTTGCGCTGGAAAGCACCCGTTCCGGCTGAACCTTGGTCAGGAGTGAAGAAGACAAAAGCCTTTGGACCACGTCCTATTCAGGCGATTGTATTCGGAGACATGGGATCTCGTTCTGCGGGTCTCAGCGAAGACTGTTTATACCTGAACGTATGGTCTCCAGCTAAGCGTAACACGAAAAATTTACCGGTCTTAGTTTACTTCTATGGAGGTGGATTATTCGCGGGGGATGCATCGGAGCCACGTTATGATGGCGAGGCGATGTCTAAACAAGGAATCGTAGTGGTAACGGTGAACTACCGTTTAGGCCTTTTTGGTTTCTTCTCCCATCCGGAATTATCAGCGGAGGCTTCTTACAAGGCGTCTGGAAATTATGGTTATTTAGACCAAAACTTAGCCTTGCAATGGGTGAAGAGAAACATTGCTGCTTTTGGTGGAGATGCGTCTAAAGTGACGATCGCTGGGGAATCAGCTGGTTCTGCTTCAGTTTCTGTCCAAATGGCTTCTCCGCTATCGAAAGGCTTAATCGCCGGAGCGATCGGAGAAAGTGGTGCGGGAATTAATCCGACGATGTCCCCTGTCCCTTTAGCGCAAGCAGAGAAAGCGGGCGTAGCTTTTGCGGAAAAAGCAGGAGCGAAGTCTTTGAAAGATTTACGTGCTATGTCTACGCGCGAATTGTTTGAGATTGCGCAAGAAACGCGTTCGGTTAGTTTCTCTACGGTGCTTGATGGCTATTTCTTGCCTAAAAGTTTACCAGAAATTTTCAATGCAAGGCAGCAATCGATGGTTCCGCTTTTATTAGGTTGGAACTCAGCGGAAATTCCGGGTGGAGCCTTTATGCAAGGCAAACCGTATACACATGATAATTATGTGGCGAAGGTAAAAGAAGCGTATCCGGCAGATCACGAGACCGTTTTGAAATTATATCCATCAGGTTCAGAGGATGTGATCGAGCGTTCGGCAACGGCTTTAGCGGCAGATCGTTTCATTTCGTACAGCACTTGGAAATGGTTTGATTTACATCGCAAGAATTCAACGCAACCGGTATACCGTTATTTATATTCACGCCACCGTGCTCCTTTGGTAGACAAGTCAGTCGCTTCGGGATTAGCCGGAGGGACGGTAAAAGCAGATCCCAATGCACCTAAACCTCGTCCTGCAGTAGGCGCTCCTCACGCTTGTGAGATCGAATATTGCATGGGTAACTTGCACTTGATTAAAGATTACGCCTTCACGGCTGATGATTATACAGTATCCAAAACGATGTTCGGCTTTTTTGCGAACTTCATTAAGACGGGAAATCCGAACGGAGGAACTTTGGCAAACTGGCCTGCAGCTGCTCCACAAGATAAGGAACCAGGTGTAATGGTGATTGATGTAGAGTCCAAAGCAATCAAGGCAACGGACGATGCACGTTATGAGTTCTTAGACAAATTCTATAAAAACTAA